DNA from Evansella sp. LMS18:
GGTATTTCCCTTGTTATCTGCAGCCTTGACCGTATAGTTCCGCTGCACAGAGCATTAAAAACACAGCGGGTTACAAGGCATACCGGTTTTCTGAAGAGACAGAGATTTTTCGCAAAGGCAAACACTGCTGAAAATCCTGAGGAAGAAATAGACAAGGCAGAACAAGTGTTATTAAAGAGAAGATATAAAGTTCGCAGAGAAGATGGAAATCTTCTCGCTGAAAAGGGCCGGTTCTCCAGATGGGGGCCTTATGTTAACCATATTGGCCTGATTATATTCCTGATTGGGGCAATGCTCCGTTTCTTCCCTGCTATGTATATTGATGAGCATATCTGGGTGAGGGAAGGAGAAGAAGTAGTCATTAAAGGCACAGATGGCGAATATTTTCTTCGGAATGACCAGTTTTTTGTAGAATATTACGATGAAGAAGATGAGCAGTTTCGGGAGGCGCTGGAAAGGGCAGGAGCGCCTGTGGTGGAAACATTCCAGACTAACGCTACATTACTAAGGCGCACTGATAACGGTGCTGTTGGAGTCGGTACAGAACTTGAAGAAGTAAAACAGCAGGAAATCCGTGTTAATGAGCCGCTCACTTTTGAAGGGTTCTCCCTGTACCAGGTTGATTATAAATTAAATGAGCTTTCTGAATTCACGTTTGCGATTGAAACGGAAGACGAAGAACTGAATGAAGAGATTGCGGACCTTCGATTTACAGTGGATTTATATGAACCGGACATGGTATATGAATTTGATAATGGATACAGAATTGAAATTATGGAATACTTCCCTAACTTCTATATTAATGACAATGGGACTCCTGACACAATTAACCGGGTTCCTGACAATCCGAGGATCATCTTTGAGTTGTTCACCCCGGATATGGATCCCGAAACAGACACAGGGGAAATTAGTTTAATAGGAATACAGATGAACGAAGAAATAAATGGAGAAAATGAGCATACAATCCGCATGGTTGATCTTGATATGCTTAATGTGACAGCCCTCACCGTCCGAAGAGACAGAACGATACCGATCTTAATCGTAGGAGGAGCTATCTTCATGATTGGGCTTGTTCAGG
Protein-coding regions in this window:
- a CDS encoding cytochrome c biogenesis protein ResB, producing MEKVKCECGHVNPYGTYLCESCGKPLKEEEGKLANMRYEGVARRSQTYKKSFIDKIWNFFSSVKVGIWIIVLLLLASSLGTIYPQEMYIPAGENPTTYYEEEYGTTGKLYYQLGFHNLYGSWWYMLLIAALGISLVICSLDRIVPLHRALKTQRVTRHTGFLKRQRFFAKANTAENPEEEIDKAEQVLLKRRYKVRREDGNLLAEKGRFSRWGPYVNHIGLIIFLIGAMLRFFPAMYIDEHIWVREGEEVVIKGTDGEYFLRNDQFFVEYYDEEDEQFREALERAGAPVVETFQTNATLLRRTDNGAVGVGTELEEVKQQEIRVNEPLTFEGFSLYQVDYKLNELSEFTFAIETEDEELNEEIADLRFTVDLYEPDMVYEFDNGYRIEIMEYFPNFYINDNGTPDTINRVPDNPRIIFELFTPDMDPETDTGEISLIGIQMNEEINGENEHTIRMVDLDMLNVTALTVRRDRTIPILIVGGAIFMIGLVQGSYWHHRRIWLQNRDGEIWAAGHANKNWNALKNDFEAVSKSAAIPVPADQADNEEAGPEETEGVENKNGPTKQ